Below is a genomic region from Gammaproteobacteria bacterium.
GGGGTTCAATGCGCAACCACACATGGCCGTACTGGCCCCGGCCGCCGCTTTGGCGGACAAATTTGCCCTCCTGCTCGACCTTCTTGCGTATCGTTTCGCGATAAGCCACCTGCGGCTTGCCCACGTTGGCTTCAACGTTGAACTCCCGCTTCATCCGGTCAACGATGATTTCAAGGTGCAACTCGCCCATGCCGGAAATAATGGTCTGGCCGGATTCTTCATCCGATTGCACCCGGAACGAGGGATCTTCCTGGGCCAGCTTGCTCAGGGCAATGCCCATCTTTTCCTGATCGGACTTGGTCTTGGGCTCCACAGCCACCGAAATGACCGGCTCGGGGAATTCCATGCGCTCCAGCACGATGACGTTGTTGAGATCGCACAAGGTATCCCCGGTGCTGACGTCTTTCAGGCCCACCGCGGCGGCGATATCCCCGGCCCGCACCTCCTTGATTTCTTCCCGGGAGTTGGAATGCATCTGCACAATGCGGCCGATGCGTTCTTTCTTCCCCTTGACCGGGTTGTACACACTGTCGCCGGACTGCAGGACGCCGGAATACACCCGGAAAAACGTCAGCGTGCCCACGAAAGGATCAGTGGCTATCTTGAACGCCAGCGCGCTGAAGGGCTCGTCGTCGGAGCTGTGGCGCTCGGCAGGCGTTTGATCTGCGTCATCCAGGGTGCCCTTGATGGCGGGCACGTCTACGGGCGAAGGCAGATATTCAATCACCGCATCGAGCATGGCCTGCACACCCTTGTTCTTAAAGGCAGAACCACACAACACCGGCACGATTTCATTGGCCAGGGTGCGAATGCGCAGCCCCCGCTTGATGTCCTCAGGCGGCAGTTCCCCCTCTTCGAGGTATTTCTCCATCAGCTCTTCGTTGGCTTCGGCGGCGCTTTCCACCATTTTTTCGCGCCACTCCTGACACAGATCCGCCATGTCCGCCGGAATCTCTTTTTCCTCAAAGCGCATGCCCTGGGTGCTGTCATCCCAGTAAATGGCCTTCATCTGAACGAGATCCACCACTCCCTGAAAATTATCCTCGGACCCGACC
It encodes:
- the fusA gene encoding elongation factor G, with amino-acid sequence MARTTPIERYRNIGIMAHIDAGKTTTTERVLFYTGLSHKIGEVHDGAATMDWMEQEQERGITITSAATTCYWQGMAAQFPQHRINIIDTPGHVDFTIEVERSLRVLDGACAVFCAVGGVEPQSETVWRQANKYGVPRLAFVNKMDRTGADFLRVVGQIESRLKASPVPIQLPVGSEDNFQGVVDLVQMKAIYWDDSTQGMRFEEKEIPADMADLCQEWREKMVESAAEANEELMEKYLEEGELPPEDIKRGLRIRTLANEIVPVLCGSAFKNKGVQAMLDAVIEYLPSPVDVPAIKGTLDDADQTPAERHSSDDEPFSALAFKIATDPFVGTLTFFRVYSGVLQSGDSVYNPVKGKKERIGRIVQMHSNSREEIKEVRAGDIAAAVGLKDVSTGDTLCDLNNVIVLERMEFPEPVISVAVEPKTKSDQEKMGIALSKLAQEDPSFRVQSDEESGQTIISGMGELHLEIIVDRMKREFNVEANVGKPQVAYRETIRKKVEQEGKFVRQSGGRGQYGHVWLRIEPQEPGAGYEFVNEIVGGVIPREYIPAVDKGVQEQMENGVIAGYPVVDVKVTLYDGSYHDVDSSEMAFKIAGSMCFKEGARKAGAVLLEPIMNVEVVTPEDYMGDVMGDLNRRRGIVQGMDDSPAGKLVRAEVPLAEMFGYATDLRSATQGRATYSMEFGKYAEVPANIAEGIIKQAS